From Cecembia calidifontis, one genomic window encodes:
- a CDS encoding DUF922 domain-containing protein, translating into MERFAVYEIVKPIISIFFIFSMIHQMACGQHLTVDLIATGKPFEQTAYKITEVIDMRVNKNQIGEVFQINDKKGNVLFKNSLDQSALDFYTKNVKPYQQEVQKIQARIFEFTLTESKASGNNVYNGDIQLIIGFFKLGNFEPVHLVDYSGSVQYRRSANRLEMIESLVNRIFRNGLEYFDTWIKMQVMDNKHLVQGVRLKIIDKPKWSDKDTVYYSTERPLIWDDFRDRPNSRSRFNASIFTSFSIQGKSLVESGTIVQTIEIDVYMLPDQSWVRNPSDYALNHEQRHFDVVRIVADRLVYQLRNLTLDPDWYEATINDAYLNAYREMNRLQEIYDKQTRHGMDTVEQERWNHMLDQALKGNWEEIDRELNIKYPA; encoded by the coding sequence TGGAAAGATTTGCTGTATATGAAATTGTGAAGCCGATTATTTCCATTTTCTTCATTTTCAGCATGATTCATCAGATGGCCTGTGGACAGCATCTGACAGTTGATTTGATAGCCACCGGTAAACCTTTTGAACAAACCGCCTATAAGATCACCGAAGTGATTGATATGCGGGTCAATAAAAACCAAATTGGGGAAGTTTTTCAAATCAATGATAAAAAAGGAAATGTACTCTTTAAAAACAGCCTTGATCAATCTGCATTGGATTTTTATACCAAGAATGTCAAACCATACCAACAAGAGGTACAAAAAATCCAGGCACGAATTTTTGAGTTCACTTTAACAGAGAGCAAAGCATCAGGTAACAATGTTTATAACGGTGACATCCAATTAATTATAGGATTTTTTAAGTTAGGGAACTTTGAACCTGTTCATTTGGTGGATTATTCCGGATCCGTCCAATACAGAAGGTCCGCCAACAGATTAGAGATGATTGAAAGTTTGGTAAACAGGATCTTCAGAAATGGCTTGGAGTACTTTGACACTTGGATCAAAATGCAGGTAATGGACAACAAGCACCTTGTACAGGGGGTGCGTCTGAAAATCATAGACAAGCCTAAATGGAGTGATAAAGACACCGTTTATTACTCTACTGAAAGGCCATTGATCTGGGATGATTTCCGTGACAGGCCAAATTCCAGGAGCAGGTTCAATGCCAGCATATTCACCAGTTTTTCCATTCAGGGAAAATCCTTGGTAGAATCCGGTACAATTGTTCAAACCATTGAAATTGATGTCTATATGCTGCCGGATCAATCCTGGGTAAGGAATCCAAGTGATTATGCTTTGAATCATGAACAGCGCCATTTTGATGTGGTGCGGATTGTTGCCGACCGATTGGTCTATCAATTAAGGAATTTGACTTTGGATCCAGACTGGTACGAGGCAACCATCAATGATGCTTATCTGAATGCTTACCGGGAAATGAACCGGTTGCAGGAGATCTATGACAAACAGACCAGGCATGGAATGGATACCGTAGAACAGGAAAGATGGAACCATATGCTGGATCAGGCTTTAAAAGGAAATTGGGAAGAAATTGATAGGGAATTAAACATCAAATACCCGGCTTAA